In Aspergillus fumigatus Af293 chromosome 2, whole genome shotgun sequence, a genomic segment contains:
- a CDS encoding acetamidase/formamidase family protein: protein MNSPPACQMCHIGRDSGHARWSRKIPPALVISSGEVVTFDTIDSSNGRIERTSDASAISSLDIAATNPVFGPVYIQNAQPGDTLKVEVIALETADWGWTATIPGFGLLADEFSDPSLHIWQINKERGYAVFKDNIRIPLRPFLGCIGLAPATDEDLSTVPPTNAGGNLDCRDLTVGATLYLPVQTDGALFSCGDGHAAQGHGEVCGTAIETSIKATLRFELCKDMPWVTSPQYETPPSLLTTRMPVFGEYATTGVGQTLHEASKTAVRNIIQWMVATKGLTHCEAYMIASVAGDLQIIEAVNMPNYVVAMTIPLEIFGPS from the coding sequence ATGAATTCCCCACCTGCATGTCAGATGTGCCATATTGGGCGCGACAGTGGACATGCACGATGGTCGAGAAAGATCCCACCTGCATTAGTTATTTCCTCAGGGGAGGTCGTCACATTTGATACGAttgacagcagcaatggGCGAATTGAGAGGACCTCCGACGCTTCAGCAATAAGCTCTTTGGATATAGCTGCAACAAATCCAGTATTTGGTCCAGTTTATATCCAAAATGCGCAACCGGGCGATACTCTGAAAGTTGAAGTCATCGCTTTGGAGACGGCGGACTGGGGGTGGACAGCTACTATCCCTGGATTTGGACTCTTAGCAGACGAATTTTCGGATCCTTCACTTCATATCTGGCAGATCAACAAGGAACGAGGATACGCTGTTTTCAAGGATAATATACGGATCCCTTTGCGCCCATTCCTGGGTTGTATCGGCCTGGCTCCTGCAACAGACGAGGACTTGTCTACGGTTCCTCCGACAAACGCCGGAGGTAACCTGGATTGCCGTGACTTGACCGTCGGGGCCACCCTCTACCTGCCCGTGCAAACGGACGGGGCTCTATTTAGCTGTGGGGATGGCCACGCTGCTCAGGGCCACGGAGAAGTATGCGGGACCGCAATCGAGACCTCAATCAAGGCTACGCTTCGATTCGAACTATGCAAGGACATGCCGTGGGTGACGAGTCCACAATATGAGACCCCGCCCAGCCTGCTGACAACTAGAATGCCGGTATTTGGCGAATACGCAACAACCGGTGTCGGCCAAACGCTTCACGAGGCCTCCAAAACAGCGGTCCGGAACATCATTCAGTGGATGGTGGCCACCAAGGGCTTGACTCATTGTGAGGCATACATGATAGCCAGTGTAGCAGGCGATCTACAGATCATCGAGGCGGTAAATATGCCTAACTATGTGGTGGCAATGACAATTCCgttggagatatttggccCAAGTTAG
- the fkbp3 gene encoding peptidylprolyl isomerase family protein FPR2 — MRILLLSALFLSLTTLVLSADLGIEKTHVVECNRKTTKGDTVHMHYRGTLAADGSEFDSSYGRNQPLKFKLGAGRVIKGWDEGLLDMCVGEKRTLTIPPEYGYGERGIGPIPGGATLIFETELVQIEGVNNDEL, encoded by the exons ATGCGCATTCTACTTCTCTCCgcccttttcctctccctcaCCACCCTCGTCCTCTCCGCCGATCTCGGCATCGAGAAGACTCATGTCGTCGAATGCAACCGTAAAACCACAAAGGGCGATACAGTCCACATGCACTACCGGGGCACCCTCGCGGCGGATGGTTCCGAGTTCGACTCGAGCTATGGTCGCAACCAGCCGTTGAAGTTCAAGCTTGGTGCGGGGCGGGTCATTAAGGG GTGGGATGAAGGGCTTTTGGATATGTGTGTGGGAGAGAAGCGGACACTGACGATCCCGCCTGAGTATGGGTATGGCGAGCGCGGGATTGGGCCCATCCCTGGCGGCGCGACGTTGATTTTTGAGACGGAGTTGGTGCAGATTGAAGGGGTTAATAATGATGAGCTGTAG
- a CDS encoding cytochrome b5-like heme/steroid binding domain-containing protein, whose product MVMSIHTMIPHGVVSTIHYFVCHFLPFFPTPLLRHLPSSISADCSRPPCSGMGWVGVVTLLVTACYLFYRYPPASWTQELPSAPSPQPPGSTSDEAETTNLPSENNDLRRNELTTPENENEAAEDPQTTPKASATKAPALDVPTLHLASDQADEAAGSSKRNNEQQPRNWSAKSPLDLGSVTSSEMKTTPAAPPRQTESSTSSLMPPPPPPRLRPSTLQNQQPQQTSSLSPGRSLPHLSGGSALRPPPSAAASLRVPPSSRAASNNSLAPTQVTLKPSTTARKAILEPGYSPLDWAALTAKPKNNLRGANLPPTLIRVSPSMLKARNGRKGSDAWTSYQGKVYNITPYLPFHPGGKGELLRGAGKDSGKLFMEIHPWVNWDAILGECLVGILVSENEAKANESSLDTMD is encoded by the coding sequence ATGGTTATGTCTATCCATACCATGATTCCACACGGGGTTGTAAGCACAATCCACTACTTTGTTTGTCAttttttgcctttttttcccacTCCGCTGCTCAGGCACCTTCCCTCATCGATTTCTGCAGACTGTTCTAGACCTCCGTGCTCCGGTATGGGCTGGGTCGGAGTAGTGACGCTCCTTGTGACTGCATGCTATTTGTTCTATCGATACCCTCCTGCATCATGGACTCAAGAGCTCCCTTCTGCCCCGTCGCCTCAGCCACCGGGATCAACCTCCGATGAGGCCGAGACAACCAACCTTCCTTCGGAAAATAATGATTTACGGAGGAATGAATTGACGACACCGGAGAACGAGAATGAAGCTGCGGAGGATCCCCAGACGACACCAAAAGCATCAGCGACGAAGGCACCGGCTCTCGATGTCCCGACACTCCATCTTGCCAGCGACCAGGCTGACGAGGCAGCGGGTTCGAGTAAGCGAAACAATGAGCAGCAACCACGCAACTGGTCTGCCAAATCACCACTGGATCTTGGATCTGTCACTTCAAGCGAAATGAAAACGACTCCCGCGGCGCCTCCGCGCCAGACCGAatccagcacctcctccttgatgcctccccctccccctccacgTCTACGACCGTCGACGCTACAGAACCAGCAGCCTCAGCAAACCTCATCACTAAGTCCCGGACGGTCCCTGCCACATCTCAGTGGGGGCAGCGCACTTCGTCCGCCAccatctgctgctgcctctCTGCGTGTGCCACCTAGCAGCCGCGCCGCAAGCAACAACTCGCTTGCGCCTACACAAGTCACGCTGAAACCGTCGACTACAGCGAGGAAGGCGATTTTGGAACCAGGTTACTCGCCGCTCGACTGGGCCGCGCTCACAGCGAAGCCGAAGAATAATCTGCGGGGTGCAAACCTACCCCCGACCCTCATCAGAGTGTCACCGTCAATGCTGAAGGCGCGAAATGGACGCAAGGGCAGCGATGCGTGGACTTCCTACCAGGGCAAGGTCTACAATATCACTCCGTACCTCCCTTTCCATCCCGGGGGCAAGGGAGAGCTCCTTCGGGGTGCAGGCAAAGACTCAGGGAAACTGTTCATGGAGATTCACCCATGGGTGAACTGGGATGCGATCCTGGGGGAGTGTCTAGTAGGCATTCTCGTATCGGAAAACGAAGCGAAAGCCAACGAGAGCAGTCTCGATACGATGGACTGA
- a CDS encoding ATP-dependent helicase: MDSTLEGLNSAQKAAVTSPASVLQVLAPPGSGKTKTLTARVAYLLSHYGYQPQDVICCTFTIKASREMRERLASLVGNEVQSRLILGTFHSICRRYLVSYGYLIGLRKGFGIADSSDSLAIIKRIVKRLRCSIQPNTARARISHQKAHGVSPDEAAVKYSTGSKSAEHHEFVQIYREYESYLATSNLLDYDDLLLRCADLLRRHPQCVSNVQAVLVDEFQDTNHIQYELMNLFAVRNRRITVVGDPDQSIYGFRSAEIKNLGRMQQHYKDTSVILLEDNYRSSGSILRSAQDVIEQDSSRPSRKLQPTHCPGTMPVLRKLPTAEAEAQWIVLEIKRSMAMTGKLLNYSDFAILLRSAALSRHIESEMGKQGVPYRMVGGLRFFDRVEIKVLLDYLRVISNPGNSDALLRIINVPSRKIGEESVKTLMNGADTAKIPLWNFIKDVAQGRRSTDKSLSKLTDQGLCTLVGIIESSRQKLLECTDGSAPRKLLEFVIKKLNFREYLTTTYCQNEENRWANVEELLAQAGDVAAPAAEKGQDDSLPEIQGLAQQQAHQGEEALSQFLANVALSTEVLSEDGDQPQEKVTISTIHAAKGLEWPVVFVPAVYNGIIPHSRAEDSDEERRLLYVAMTRAQALLYLSYPLRQSRNEEAATTVTSFLPLKIIENRFRPLGPSLQEKVVYGIADILRRPRPSFESMLAAYDSVPSLRDDQWTADGKEAPDAVIKWDGSRAWGEEPDPKRRRYNPNPSSSSTTTYLSSSTYTVNNPQLSMSTNASLGFSTAREYISTTSASQAAQSSVPEVDCRSNRNSIGPAGRNVAGHSQENISRFFGKSPTQAKDPCLPAAMASSQPQIGARCLPGQANHFPSPHSAFKSVISSQFSSHRPQTQRIQPPRPVLEPSGSSEYNWLAASSRPTEKRILQNGGENQRPPNMKETPISERGTGENKKSSGAVGGVRPVATFHTTTMTMVQQAGPTGRRTLGIRRTMNDGWADRWKKAGNGQSR; encoded by the exons ATGGATTCCACATTGGAAGGTCTGAACAGCGCTCAAAAAGCCGCAGTAACTTCTCCTGCTTCCGTCTTGCAAGTCCTCGCTCCTCCTGGCTCAGGAAAGACGAAGACATTGACCGCACGCGTCGCGTATCTCCTATCTCATTATGGATACCAACCGCAGGATGTCATCTGCTGCACGTTCACCATCAAAGCGAGTCGTGAGATGCGAGAACGGCTTGCGAGTCTGGTAGGCAATGAAGTACAATCTAGACTGATTCTTGGAACTTTCCACTCAATATGCCGTCGATACCTGGTGAGCTATGGTTATCTGATCGGGCTGCGGAAAGGTTTCGGCATCGCAGACTCCAGCGATAGCTTGGCAATTATCAAA AGGATAGTGAAACGTTTACGGTGCAGCATCCAGCCAAACACTGCCCGAGCGCGCATATCTCACCAGAAAGCTCACGGGGTCAGCCCGGATGAGGCCGCGGTGAAATATTCCACGGGTTCGAAGTCGGCAGAGCATCACGAATTTGTTCAGATTTATCGAGAATACGAGAGCTACCTGGCGACGTCCAATTTGCTCGACTACGATGACCTTCTTCTCCGATGTGCCGACTTGCTGAGAAGACACCCACAGTGCGTCTCGAACGTGCAGGCAGTCCTGGTCGATGAATTTCAAGACACCAACCATATTCAGTACGAGTTGATGAATTTATTTGCAGTGAGAAATCGCCGGATCACTGTGGTTGGAGATCCGGACCAAAGCATTTATGGATTTAGGTCAGCGGAGATCAAGAACCTTGGGCGAATGCAACAGCATTACAAGGACACATCAGTGATACTATTAGAAGACAACTATCGGTCATCTGGCTCTATTTTAAGATCGGCGCAGGACGTCATTGAGCAGGACTCATCTCGGCCATCCAGGAAGCTGCAGCCGACTCACTGCCCGGGAACAATGCCTGTGTTGCGCAAGCTTCCGACTGCGGAAGCCGAGGCGCAATGGATCGTGCTTGAGATTAAGCGGTCCATGGCTATGACAGGAAAATTGCTCAACTACTCGGATTTCGCGATCCTGCTCAGATCGGCTGCTCTTTCGCGACATATCGAATCTGAGATGGGCAAGCAAGGCGTACCGTACAGGATGGTGGGTGGTCTACGCTTCTTCGATAGAGTCGAGATCAAGGTATTGTTGGACTATCTGAGAGTCATAAGCAATCCTGGAAACAGTGACGCGCTCCTGCGGATCATTAACGTACCGTCACGAAAGATCGGCGAGGAGTCCGTGAAGACGTTGATGAATGGTGCAGACACAGCGAAGATCCCTTTGTGGAATTTCATTAAAGATGTAGCGCAGGGTCGCAGGTCGACTGACAAAAGCCTGTCCAAACTTACTGACCAAGGCCTTTGCACTCTCGTTGGGATCATTGAATCATCCAGGCAGAAACTCCTCGAATGTACAGACGGCTCTGCACCTCGCAAGCTTCTTGAGTTTGTGATCAAGAAACTCAATTTTCGAGAATATCTTACAACAACTTACTGTCAGAATGAGGAAAATCGATGGGCGAACGTCGAAGAGCTCCTGGCCCAGGCAGGTGATGTGGCTGCCCCTGCGGCTGAAAAGGGTCAGGATGATAGTCTGCCTGAAATTCAGGGGCTTGCCCAACAGCAGGCCCATCAGGGTGAAGAAGCATTGTCGCAATTTCTGGCAAATGTGGCGTTGTCGACCGAAGTCCTCTCTGAAGACGGGGATCAACCCCAAGAGAAAGTGACCATTTCCACCATTCATGCTGCAAAGGGCCTGGAATGGCCCGTGGTGTTTGTACCGGCTGTGTACAATGGCATTATCCCCCACTCGCGCGCAGAGGACTCGGACGAAGAGAGACGGTTGCTCTATGTTGCCATGACAAGAGCGCAGGCGCTGCTATACCTGAGTTATCCGCTGAGGCAATCTCGCAACGAGGAAGCGGCGACAACTGTGACGAGTTTCCTTCCGCTCAAGATCATTGAAAATCGCTTTCGACCACTTGGGCCAAGCCTGCAGGAGAAGGTCGTCTATGGAATTGCTGACATCCTGCGGCGACCTCGGCCCTCATTCGAGAGCATGCTTGCGGCGTACGACTCAGTCCCTTCGTTGCGAGATGATCAATGGACGGCCGATGGCAAAGAAGCCCCCGACGCCGTGATTAAGTGGGATGGTTCGAGGGCTTGGGGCGAGGAGCCCGACCCCAAGAGGCGGCGCTACAATCCAAAtccgtcgtcttcttcgacgaCTACCTATCTGTCATCCTCTACATACACCGTTAACAATCCGCAATTATCCATGTCCACAAACGCGTCGCTCGGCTTTTCAACGGCGCGAGAGTACATCAGTACCACGTCTGCTTCGCAAGCCGCGCAGTCCTCAGTCCCCGAAGTTGATTGCAGGTCCAACCGCAACAGCATAGGGCCGGCCGGTCGCAATGTGGCTGGACATTCTCAAGAGAACATATCGCGATTCTTCGGCAAGTCTCCAACGCAAGCCAAGGATCCATGTCTACCAGCGGCGATGGCATCTTCACAGCCTCAGATCGGTGCCAGATGCCTACCCGGGCAAGCGAACCACTTCCCTTCGCCACATTCCGCCTTCAAAAGCGTAATTTCCTCTCAGTTCTCAAGCCATCGTCCACAGACGCAACGCATTCAACCACCTCGACCAGTTCTTGAGCCATCGGGTAGCAGCGAGTATAATTGGTTGGCCGCATCCTCGAGGCCCACGGAGAAACGGATCCTGCAAAATGGCGGGGAGAATCAGAGACCACCGAATATGAAGGAGACTCCCATTTCTGAACGCGGTACTGGAGAGAATAAGAAGTCTTCGGGCGCGGTAGGCGGCGTGCGGCCCGTGGCCACGTTTCATACTACTACGATGACGATGGTGCAACAAGCGGGTCCAACGGGGCGAAGGACGCTGGGGATTCGAAGAACAATGAATGATGGTTGGGCCGACCGATGGAAAAAGGCAGGTAATGGGCAATCGCGATGA
- the ptcE gene encoding PP2C family serine/threonine-protein phosphatase, whose product MFRNTILSTSDALLLFDAGAGQVQGARPFQEDRCTFVLPDQFPSQTNDKLTYFAVYDGHGSELVSDHASRNLHLLLAKRPEFDQGDYEAAIRGALIDEDAVLLETFNNVTTEPAVSGSTVALCFVNLTKGDLVVANLGDSHVLLAERDNRTDHPSHIRRLSKSHKPDTPDEKSRIEDAGGAVNTRRGTARLGSLNMSRALGDLQYKNPINNAGDEYSSSKTRRASASTSAPETRGNFLSVEPHMTRMTLSPDRRYLVVVTSDGVSDNIDDATLIHHVMRLSMRGMRAGDIAQEIATTAAAQKAKGGSDNASCIVALLDGQNT is encoded by the exons ATGTTTCGCAATACCATCTTGTCTACCTCAGATGCGCTTCTGTTGTTTGATGCAGGAGCAGGCCAA GTCCAAGGGGCTCGACCTTTTCAGGAGGATCGTTGCACATTCGTCTTGCCCGATCAGTTTCCTTCCCAGACAAACGATAAGCTCACCTATTTCGCGGTCTACGACGGGCA TGGCTCCGAGCTAGTCTCGGATCATGCTAGCCGGAACCTGCACTTGTTACTCGCCAAGCGTCCCGAGTTCGACCAAGGCGACTATGAAGCAGCTATAAGAGGGGCATTGATCGATGAAGATGCTGTTTTGCTGGAGACCTTCAACAATGTAACCACAGAACCTGCCGTTTCCGGTTCCACTGTCGCGCTGTGCTTCGTCAATCTCACCAAGGGCGATCTCGTTGTAGCCAATCTCGGAGACTCACACGTCCTCCTGGCCGAGCGCGATAACCGAACCGACCACCCATCCCACATC CGACGGCTTTCAAAATCCCACAAACCGGATACACCCGATGAGAAGTCTCGAATCGAAGACGCTGGCGGCGCTGTCAACACGAGAAGAGGGACTGCTCGTCTAG GCAGCCTGAACATGTCACGAGCGCTGGGGGATCTTCAGTATAAGAACCCAATCAACAATGCCGGTGACGAATATTCATCCTCAAAGACCCGACGGGCGTCTGCTAGTACTTCAGCACCAGAGACCCGAGGTAACTTTCTGTCTGTGGAACCTCACATGACCCGGATGACGCTTTCGCCAGATCGACGTTATCTCGTGGTGGTCACATCCGACGGCGTTAGTGATAACATTGACGATGCAACATTGATCCATCATGTAATGAGGTTATCCATGCGGGGGATGAGAGCTGGCGACATAGCTCAGGAAATTGCgactactgctgctgctcaaaaGGCAAAGGGGGGAAGCGATAACGCGTCCTGTATTGTGGCTCTATTGGACGGTCAAAACACCTAG